One part of the Sardina pilchardus chromosome 5, fSarPil1.1, whole genome shotgun sequence genome encodes these proteins:
- the ehd2a gene encoding EH domain-containing protein 2 has protein sequence MPSWGLGEDKSLREIKTVTDGLKKLYREKLLPLEKQYSFSDFHTPGLEDADFDNKPMVLLVGQYSTGKTTFIRYLLEQGFPGGRVGPEPTTDTFTALMYGDVEGVIPGNALIVDANKPFRKLNPFGNKFLNRFQCVQLPNQVLQSISLIDTPGILSSAKKRLSRGYDFQAVLQSFAEHVDRIILLCDANKLDVSDEFSRTIGALRGNEDKLRVVLNKADLVDTQQLLRVYGALMWSLGKVFRTPEVLRVYIGSFWSSPLRVPDYRRMFEKEEESLFKDIQDLPRNAALRKLNDLVKRARLVRAHVYIISYLKQEMPLMFGKEAKKRDLIYDLPDIFARIQQRHQISPGDFPDCAKMQERLMSHDFTKFKVLKPKLMTALDDFLTTDIARLMPLLRKEEIEVASQPGVQGGVFLGPHRGPFNNGNPFVQLQENIIEGDIANWIVAKDKTKYDEIFYNLSPTDGKLNGTKVKNWMISTQLPTSVLGRIWKLADVDRDGMLDEDEFALASYLIEVKLEGHGLPPVLPAHLVPPAKRKRKSVKEEEPETVAPVESEQPTAAADDDGGNHDDEQ, from the exons ATGCCTTCTTGGGGACTAGGAGAGGATAAGTCTTTAAGAGAGATCAAAACAGTGACCGATGGCCTGAAGAAGTTGTACCGGGAGAAGCTTCTGCCCTTGGAGAAGCAGTACAGCTTCTCCGACTTCCACACTCCAGGCTTAGAGGATGCAGATTTTGACAATAAACCCATGGTTCTGTTGGTGGGCCAGTATTCCACTGGAAAAACAACTTTTATACG ATATCTGCTCGAACAAGGCTTCCCGGGAGGTAGAGTGGGACCTGAACCGACAACAGACACTTTCACTGCCCTCATGTATGGGGATGTGGAGGGCGTCATTCCAGGAAATGCATTGATTGTCGATGCCAATAAACCCTTTCGCAAACTCAATCCATTTGGAAACAAGTTTCTTAACAG ATTTCAATGTGTTCAACTGCCAAATCAGGTTCTGCAGAGTATCAGCCTCATCGACACACCAGGAATTTTGTCTTCAGCCAAAAAGAGACTGAGCAGAG GATATGATTTCCAAGCGGTCCTTCAGTCATTTGCGGAGCACGTTGATCGCATCATACTCCTCTGTGATGCCAACAAACTGGATGTGTCCGACGAGTTCTCACGCACCATTGGGGCGTTGCGGGGCAATGAGGACAAGCTGAGGGTGGTGCTCAACAAGGCCGACCTGGTAGACACCCAGCAGCTGTTGCGGGTCTATGGCGCCCTCATGTGGTCGCTGGGGAAGGTGTTCCGCACTCCTGAGGTGCTGAGGGTTTACATAGGGTCCTTCTGGTCATCGCCGCTCAGGGTGCCCGACTACCGTCGAATGtttgagaaggaggaggagagcctcTTCAAAGACATCCAGGATCTGCCTCGCAATGCTGCTCTGCGCAAACTCAATGATCTGGTCAAAAGAGCTCGTTTAGTGAGG GCCCATGTTTACATTATTAGCTATCTCAAGCAAGAAATGCCCTTGATGTTTGGAAAAGAGGCCAAGAAGAGGGACCTGATCTATGACCTTCCGGACATATTCGCTAGGATCCAACAGCGGCATCAGATCTCTCCTGGTGACTTCCCAGACTGTGCCAAGATGCAG GAACGACTGATGAGTCACGACTTCACCAAGTTTAAGGTGCTGAAGCCCAAACTAATGACAGCTTTGGATGATTTTCTGACCACTGACATTGCGAGACTTATGCCTCTCTTGCGCAAGGAGGAAATCGAAGTGGCCAGCCAACCAGGGGTGCAAGGTGGGGTGTTTCTGGGGCCACACAGAGGCCCTTTCAACAATGGCAACCCCTTTGTGCAACTTCAGGAGAACATAATAGAAGGGGACATAGCAAACTGGATAGTTGCTAAAGATAAGACCAAATACGACGAGATCTTTTACAACCTCTCCCCCACCGATGGCAAACTGAACGGCACCAAAGTCAAGAACTGGATGATCAGCACCCAGCTGCCCACCTCAGTCCTGGGCCGGATCTGGAAGCTTGCTGATGTGGACCGCGATGGCATGCTGGATGAGGATGAATTTGCCCTGGCGAGCTATCTCATTGAGGTCAAGCTGGAAGGTCATGGCCTACCTCCAGTGCTTCCTGCTCATTTAGTGCCCCCGGCAAAGCGCAAAAGGAAGAGCGTGAAAGAAGAAGAACCAGAGACGGTTGCACCAGTTGAGTCAGAGCAACCCACTGCTGCTGCAGATGATGATGGTGGCAATCATGATGATGAACAATAA
- the akap10 gene encoding A-kinase anchor protein 10, mitochondrial isoform X3, giving the protein MSFFKRKAKGKDLEKPAEVKASRGPVSPHSPSVSPRNQHAILEAAGPSHVAINAISANMDSFARGRTAILKKQPSHMEAAHFGDLGRSSVNYQAQDTRSRLSKTVDQVLRDNVAMPYYIQFMETRSADHLVRFWLEAESFRATSWSRVRAHSLNSVKHSSLAEPASGLGSPGSPDSPSDVRRTLADAVADLPDPFSSQPPSRPLTPSPQDPNSHGAAAAAVAAVLVHRNSFSLDVGQRPGTPQPHSRADTPTRQPSSRTGTPLKVPSTSALRELSDKLMKSIERDAVNIFTKYISPDAARPIPITEQIRNDIVAKICGEDGQVDPNCFVIAQSVVITIMEQQHLSEFMRSHHFCKYQIEVLTSGSVFLADILFSESALFYFSEYMEKEEAVNVLQFWLAADNFQDQLAAKKGQYDGQEAQNDAMILYDKYFSLQATNPLGFDDSVRMEIESNICREGGPLPDCFTTPLRQAWTTMETVYLPGFLSSNLYYKYLSDLINSVRADEFVGGNAGAPGNSVPSDNERSTNASEGSQAQQGTKRAAIKILKNFDEAITVDIASLDPESLYQRPYAGMTFGKVNELGQFIREAEPEPDVKKSKGSMFSQAMKKWVQGNSDEAQEEMAWKIAKMIVNDVMHQSQHDSPGVKSTKL; this is encoded by the exons ATGTCGTTTTTTAAACGGAAAG cAAAAGGAAAGGATCTTGAGAAGCCTGCCGAAGTTAAAGCCAGTCGAG gtCCAGTGTCCCCACACTCCCCGTCCGTCAGCCCTCGTAATCAGCATGCTATCCTGGAGGCAGCCGGCCCCAGTCATGTGGCCATCAACGCCATCTCCGCCAACATGGACTCCTTTGCCCGGGGTCGCACCGCCATCCTCAAGAAGCAGCCCAGCCACATGGAGGCTGCGCACTTTGGGGACCTTG GCCGCTCCAGTGTGAACTACCAGGCCCAGGACACGCGCTCGCGACTGTCCAAAACGGTGGACCAGGTGCTGCGGGACAACGTGGCGATGCCCTACTACATCCAGTTCATGGAGACGCGCTCGGCCGACCACCTGGTGCGCTTCTGGCTGGAGGCCGAGAGCTTCCGCGCCACCAGCTGGTCCCGGGTGCGAGCGCACAGCCTGAACTCCGTCAAGCACAGCTCCCTGGCCGAGCCGGCGTCCGGCCTGGGCTCCCCGGGCTCGCCCGACTCCCCTTCCGACGTCCGGCGGACCCTGGCCGACGCCGTGGCCGACCTCCCCGACCCCTTCTCCTCGCAGCCGCCGTCGCGGCCCCTGACGCCCAGCCCGCAGGACCCGAACTCCCacggcgccgccgccgctgccgtcgCCGCCGTCCTCGTCCACCGGAACTCCTTCAGCTTGGACGTGGGCCAGCGGCCCGGCACGCCTCAGCCGCACTCCAGGGCCGACACCCCGACCCGACAGCCCTCCTCCCGCACCGGAACCCCCCTCAAGGTCCCCTCCACCAGTGCACTGAGAGAGCTGTCCGACAAGCTCATGAAGA GTATAGAGAGGGATGCCGTGAACATCTTCACCAAGTATATCTCTCCAGATGCTGCTAGGCCTATTCCCATCACAGAGCAGATCAGAAATGACATAGTGG CTAAAATCTGTGGGGAAGACGGTCAGGTGGATCCTAACTGCTTTGTTATTGCACAGTCTGTAGTCATCACTATCATGGAACAACA GCACTTAAGTGAATTCATGCGCAGCCATCACTTCTGTAAATATCAGATCGAGGTGCTGACGAGTGGATCCGTCTTCCTGGCGGACATCTTGTTCAGCGAGTCTGCCCTCTTCTATTTCTCCGAG TACATGGAGAAGGAGGAAGCTGTCAACGTCTTGCAGTTCTGGCTGGCTGCAGACAACTTCCAGGATCAGCTTGCTGCTAAGAAAGGCCAGTACGACGGTCAAGAGGCCCAGAACGATGCCATGATCCTCTATGACAA GTATTTTTCTCTCCAAGCCACCAACCCTCTGGGGTTCGATGACTCGGTACGAATGGAGATCGAGTCCAACATCTGCCGGGAGGGCGGCCCTCTCCCTGACTGTTTCACCACTCCCCTCAGGCAGGCCTGGACCACCATGGAGACG GTCTACCTGCCTGGCTTCTTGTCTAGTAACCTTTACTACAAGTATTTGAGTGACCTTATCAATTCGGTGCGGGCGGATGAGTTTGTCGGGGGGAACGCCGGCGCCCCTGGAAACAGCGTGCCCTCGGACAACGAGCGAAGCACAAATGCCTCCGAGGGGTCTCAAGCCCAG CAGGGTACCAAAAGAGCAGCCATTAAGATTCTGAAGAACTTTGATGAAGCAATTACTGTCGACATCGCAAGTCTGGACCCGGAGTCATTGTACCAGAGACCCTATGCTGG AATGACGTTTGGGAAGGTGAACGAGCTCGGCCAATTCATTAGAGAGGCTGAACCGGAACCTGATGTGAAGAAATCTAAAG GCTCCATGTTTTCTCAAGCAATGAAGAAATGGGTGCAGGGAAACTCAGACGAG GCGCAAGAGGAGATGGCCTGGAAGATAGCCAAGATGATTGTGAACGACGTCATGCACCAGTCACAGCACGATAGCCCTGGAGTCAAATCCACTAAG CTATGA
- the akap10 gene encoding A-kinase anchor protein 10, mitochondrial isoform X1, translated as MSFFKRKAKGKDLEKPAEVKASRGPVSPHSPSVSPRNQHAILEAAGPSHVAINAISANMDSFARGRTAILKKQPSHMEAAHFGDLGRSSVNYQAQDTRSRLSKTVDQVLRDNVAMPYYIQFMETRSADHLVRFWLEAESFRATSWSRVRAHSLNSVKHSSLAEPASGLGSPGSPDSPSDVRRTLADAVADLPDPFSSQPPSRPLTPSPQDPNSHGAAAAAVAAVLVHRNSFSLDVGQRPGTPQPHSRADTPTRQPSSRTGTPLKVPSTSALRELSDKLMKSIERDAVNIFTKYISPDAARPIPITEQIRNDIVAKICGEDGQVDPNCFVIAQSVVITIMEQQHLSEFMRSHHFCKYQIEVLTSGSVFLADILFSESALFYFSEYMEKEEAVNVLQFWLAADNFQDQLAAKKGQYDGQEAQNDAMILYDKYFSLQATNPLGFDDSVRMEIESNICREGGPLPDCFTTPLRQAWTTMETVYLPGFLSSNLYYKYLSDLINSVRADEFVGGNAGAPGNSVPSDNERSTNASEGSQAQQGTKRAAIKILKNFDEAITVDIASLDPESLYQRPYAGRMTFGKVNELGQFIREAEPEPDVKKSKGSMFSQAMKKWVQGNSDEAQEEMAWKIAKMIVNDVMHQSQHDSPGVKSTKL; from the exons ATGTCGTTTTTTAAACGGAAAG cAAAAGGAAAGGATCTTGAGAAGCCTGCCGAAGTTAAAGCCAGTCGAG gtCCAGTGTCCCCACACTCCCCGTCCGTCAGCCCTCGTAATCAGCATGCTATCCTGGAGGCAGCCGGCCCCAGTCATGTGGCCATCAACGCCATCTCCGCCAACATGGACTCCTTTGCCCGGGGTCGCACCGCCATCCTCAAGAAGCAGCCCAGCCACATGGAGGCTGCGCACTTTGGGGACCTTG GCCGCTCCAGTGTGAACTACCAGGCCCAGGACACGCGCTCGCGACTGTCCAAAACGGTGGACCAGGTGCTGCGGGACAACGTGGCGATGCCCTACTACATCCAGTTCATGGAGACGCGCTCGGCCGACCACCTGGTGCGCTTCTGGCTGGAGGCCGAGAGCTTCCGCGCCACCAGCTGGTCCCGGGTGCGAGCGCACAGCCTGAACTCCGTCAAGCACAGCTCCCTGGCCGAGCCGGCGTCCGGCCTGGGCTCCCCGGGCTCGCCCGACTCCCCTTCCGACGTCCGGCGGACCCTGGCCGACGCCGTGGCCGACCTCCCCGACCCCTTCTCCTCGCAGCCGCCGTCGCGGCCCCTGACGCCCAGCCCGCAGGACCCGAACTCCCacggcgccgccgccgctgccgtcgCCGCCGTCCTCGTCCACCGGAACTCCTTCAGCTTGGACGTGGGCCAGCGGCCCGGCACGCCTCAGCCGCACTCCAGGGCCGACACCCCGACCCGACAGCCCTCCTCCCGCACCGGAACCCCCCTCAAGGTCCCCTCCACCAGTGCACTGAGAGAGCTGTCCGACAAGCTCATGAAGA GTATAGAGAGGGATGCCGTGAACATCTTCACCAAGTATATCTCTCCAGATGCTGCTAGGCCTATTCCCATCACAGAGCAGATCAGAAATGACATAGTGG CTAAAATCTGTGGGGAAGACGGTCAGGTGGATCCTAACTGCTTTGTTATTGCACAGTCTGTAGTCATCACTATCATGGAACAACA GCACTTAAGTGAATTCATGCGCAGCCATCACTTCTGTAAATATCAGATCGAGGTGCTGACGAGTGGATCCGTCTTCCTGGCGGACATCTTGTTCAGCGAGTCTGCCCTCTTCTATTTCTCCGAG TACATGGAGAAGGAGGAAGCTGTCAACGTCTTGCAGTTCTGGCTGGCTGCAGACAACTTCCAGGATCAGCTTGCTGCTAAGAAAGGCCAGTACGACGGTCAAGAGGCCCAGAACGATGCCATGATCCTCTATGACAA GTATTTTTCTCTCCAAGCCACCAACCCTCTGGGGTTCGATGACTCGGTACGAATGGAGATCGAGTCCAACATCTGCCGGGAGGGCGGCCCTCTCCCTGACTGTTTCACCACTCCCCTCAGGCAGGCCTGGACCACCATGGAGACG GTCTACCTGCCTGGCTTCTTGTCTAGTAACCTTTACTACAAGTATTTGAGTGACCTTATCAATTCGGTGCGGGCGGATGAGTTTGTCGGGGGGAACGCCGGCGCCCCTGGAAACAGCGTGCCCTCGGACAACGAGCGAAGCACAAATGCCTCCGAGGGGTCTCAAGCCCAG CAGGGTACCAAAAGAGCAGCCATTAAGATTCTGAAGAACTTTGATGAAGCAATTACTGTCGACATCGCAAGTCTGGACCCGGAGTCATTGTACCAGAGACCCTATGCTGG AAGAATGACGTTTGGGAAGGTGAACGAGCTCGGCCAATTCATTAGAGAGGCTGAACCGGAACCTGATGTGAAGAAATCTAAAG GCTCCATGTTTTCTCAAGCAATGAAGAAATGGGTGCAGGGAAACTCAGACGAG GCGCAAGAGGAGATGGCCTGGAAGATAGCCAAGATGATTGTGAACGACGTCATGCACCAGTCACAGCACGATAGCCCTGGAGTCAAATCCACTAAG CTATGA
- the selenow1 gene encoding selenoprotein W, 1, translating into MLRLGSTVIKEILPTRFLRVNSISNSSLPIYSCFPHPLVAFRASSTCAMGVKIHVVYCGGUGYRPKFTKFKTLLEDEFPGDLDITGESTPTSTGYFEVEVEGKVVHSKKNGEGFVDDDKKMAKVVSAIEKCLGK; encoded by the exons ATGCTCCGCCTTGGTTCCACAGTAATTAAGGAAATATTACCTACTCGTTTCCTCAGAGTGAATTCAATCTCTAACAGTTCACTACCAATTTATAGCTGCTTTCCGCATCCTCTAGTTGCTTTCCGAGCTAGTTCGACCTGCGCCATGGGTGTGAAAATTCATGTTGTTTACTG TGGTGGATGAGGGTACAGGCCCAAG TTCACCAAATTCAAGACATTGCTTGAGGATGAATTCCCGGGCGATCTTGACATA ACTGGTGAAAGTACTCCTACATCAACTGGGTATTTTGAGGTGGAGGTAGAGGGGAAGGTGGTGCACTCCAAGAAG aaTGGGGAAGGGTTTGTTGATGATGACAAGAAGATGGCTAAAGTTGTGAGTGCCATTGAGAAATGTCTGGGGAAATAA
- the akap10 gene encoding A-kinase anchor protein 10, mitochondrial isoform X2 produces the protein MSFFKRKAKGKDLEKPAEVKASRGPVSPHSPSVSPRNQHAILEAAGPSHVAINAISANMDSFARGRTAILKKQPSHMEAAHFGDLGRSSVNYQAQDTRSRLSKTVDQVLRDNVAMPYYIQFMETRSADHLVRFWLEAESFRATSWSRVRAHSLNSVKHSSLAEPASGLGSPGSPDSPSDVRRTLADAVADLPDPFSSQPPSRPLTPSPQDPNSHGAAAAAVAAVLVHRNSFSLDVGQRPGTPQPHSRADTPTRQPSSRTGTPLKVPSTSALRELSDKLMKSIERDAVNIFTKYISPDAARPIPITEQIRNDIVAKICGEDGQVDPNCFVIAQSVVITIMEQQHLSEFMRSHHFCKYQIEVLTSGSVFLADILFSESALFYFSEYMEKEEAVNVLQFWLAADNFQDQLAAKKGQYDGQEAQNDAMILYDKYFSLQATNPLGFDDSVRMEIESNICREGGPLPDCFTTPLRQAWTTMETVYLPGFLSSNLYYKYLSDLINSVRADEFVGGNAGAPGNSVPSDNERSTNASEGSQAQGTKRAAIKILKNFDEAITVDIASLDPESLYQRPYAGRMTFGKVNELGQFIREAEPEPDVKKSKGSMFSQAMKKWVQGNSDEAQEEMAWKIAKMIVNDVMHQSQHDSPGVKSTKL, from the exons ATGTCGTTTTTTAAACGGAAAG cAAAAGGAAAGGATCTTGAGAAGCCTGCCGAAGTTAAAGCCAGTCGAG gtCCAGTGTCCCCACACTCCCCGTCCGTCAGCCCTCGTAATCAGCATGCTATCCTGGAGGCAGCCGGCCCCAGTCATGTGGCCATCAACGCCATCTCCGCCAACATGGACTCCTTTGCCCGGGGTCGCACCGCCATCCTCAAGAAGCAGCCCAGCCACATGGAGGCTGCGCACTTTGGGGACCTTG GCCGCTCCAGTGTGAACTACCAGGCCCAGGACACGCGCTCGCGACTGTCCAAAACGGTGGACCAGGTGCTGCGGGACAACGTGGCGATGCCCTACTACATCCAGTTCATGGAGACGCGCTCGGCCGACCACCTGGTGCGCTTCTGGCTGGAGGCCGAGAGCTTCCGCGCCACCAGCTGGTCCCGGGTGCGAGCGCACAGCCTGAACTCCGTCAAGCACAGCTCCCTGGCCGAGCCGGCGTCCGGCCTGGGCTCCCCGGGCTCGCCCGACTCCCCTTCCGACGTCCGGCGGACCCTGGCCGACGCCGTGGCCGACCTCCCCGACCCCTTCTCCTCGCAGCCGCCGTCGCGGCCCCTGACGCCCAGCCCGCAGGACCCGAACTCCCacggcgccgccgccgctgccgtcgCCGCCGTCCTCGTCCACCGGAACTCCTTCAGCTTGGACGTGGGCCAGCGGCCCGGCACGCCTCAGCCGCACTCCAGGGCCGACACCCCGACCCGACAGCCCTCCTCCCGCACCGGAACCCCCCTCAAGGTCCCCTCCACCAGTGCACTGAGAGAGCTGTCCGACAAGCTCATGAAGA GTATAGAGAGGGATGCCGTGAACATCTTCACCAAGTATATCTCTCCAGATGCTGCTAGGCCTATTCCCATCACAGAGCAGATCAGAAATGACATAGTGG CTAAAATCTGTGGGGAAGACGGTCAGGTGGATCCTAACTGCTTTGTTATTGCACAGTCTGTAGTCATCACTATCATGGAACAACA GCACTTAAGTGAATTCATGCGCAGCCATCACTTCTGTAAATATCAGATCGAGGTGCTGACGAGTGGATCCGTCTTCCTGGCGGACATCTTGTTCAGCGAGTCTGCCCTCTTCTATTTCTCCGAG TACATGGAGAAGGAGGAAGCTGTCAACGTCTTGCAGTTCTGGCTGGCTGCAGACAACTTCCAGGATCAGCTTGCTGCTAAGAAAGGCCAGTACGACGGTCAAGAGGCCCAGAACGATGCCATGATCCTCTATGACAA GTATTTTTCTCTCCAAGCCACCAACCCTCTGGGGTTCGATGACTCGGTACGAATGGAGATCGAGTCCAACATCTGCCGGGAGGGCGGCCCTCTCCCTGACTGTTTCACCACTCCCCTCAGGCAGGCCTGGACCACCATGGAGACG GTCTACCTGCCTGGCTTCTTGTCTAGTAACCTTTACTACAAGTATTTGAGTGACCTTATCAATTCGGTGCGGGCGGATGAGTTTGTCGGGGGGAACGCCGGCGCCCCTGGAAACAGCGTGCCCTCGGACAACGAGCGAAGCACAAATGCCTCCGAGGGGTCTCAAGCCCAG GGTACCAAAAGAGCAGCCATTAAGATTCTGAAGAACTTTGATGAAGCAATTACTGTCGACATCGCAAGTCTGGACCCGGAGTCATTGTACCAGAGACCCTATGCTGG AAGAATGACGTTTGGGAAGGTGAACGAGCTCGGCCAATTCATTAGAGAGGCTGAACCGGAACCTGATGTGAAGAAATCTAAAG GCTCCATGTTTTCTCAAGCAATGAAGAAATGGGTGCAGGGAAACTCAGACGAG GCGCAAGAGGAGATGGCCTGGAAGATAGCCAAGATGATTGTGAACGACGTCATGCACCAGTCACAGCACGATAGCCCTGGAGTCAAATCCACTAAG CTATGA